A region of Ictidomys tridecemlineatus isolate mIctTri1 chromosome 4, mIctTri1.hap1, whole genome shotgun sequence DNA encodes the following proteins:
- the Sdhaf2 gene encoding succinate dehydrogenase assembly factor 2, mitochondrial isoform X3, translated as MAVFTVLPTVARMLPRLSLLSPSLSVTSFRRFYRGDSPTDSQKDLIEIPLPPWQERTDESIETKRARLLYESRKRGMLENCILLSLFAKEYLHHMTEKQLNLYDRLINEPSNDWDIYYWATEAKPAPEIFENEVMALLRDFAKNKNKEQRLRAPDLEYLFEKPR; from the exons ATGCTGCCAAGGCTCAGCCTGTTGTCTCCTTCGCTCAGTGTGACATCATTCAGACGCTTCTACAGAGGTGACAGCCCAACAGATTCTCAAAAGGACTTGATTGAAATCCCTTTGCCTCCTTGGCAGGAGAGAACTGATGAATCCATAGAAACCAAAAGAGCCCGCCTGCTGTATGAGAGCAGAAAGAGGGGGATGTTGGAAAACTGCATTCTCCTTAG CCTCTTTGCTAAAGAATATCTACATCACATGACGGAGAAGCAGCTGAACCTCTATGATCGCCTGATTAATGAGCCTAGTAATGACTGGGATATTTACTACTGGGCCACAG AAGCAAAACCAGCcccagaaatatttgaaaatgaagtcATGGCACTGCTGAGAGACtttgctaaaaacaaaaacaaagaacagagaCTGCGTGCCCCAGATCTTGAATATCTCTTTGAGAAGCCACGTTGA
- the Sdhaf2 gene encoding succinate dehydrogenase assembly factor 2, mitochondrial isoform X4: MLPRLSLLSPSLSVTSFRRFYRGDSPTDSQKDLIEIPLPPWQERTDESIETKRARLLYESRKRGMLENCILLSLFAKEYLHHMTEKQLNLYDRLINEPSNDWDIYYWATEAKPAPEIFENEVMALLRDFAKNKNKEQRLRAPDLEYLFEKPR; encoded by the exons ATGCTGCCAAGGCTCAGCCTGTTGTCTCCTTCGCTCAGTGTGACATCATTCAGACGCTTCTACAGAGGTGACAGCCCAACAGATTCTCAAAAGGACTTGATTGAAATCCCTTTGCCTCCTTGGCAGGAGAGAACTGATGAATCCATAGAAACCAAAAGAGCCCGCCTGCTGTATGAGAGCAGAAAGAGGGGGATGTTGGAAAACTGCATTCTCCTTAG CCTCTTTGCTAAAGAATATCTACATCACATGACGGAGAAGCAGCTGAACCTCTATGATCGCCTGATTAATGAGCCTAGTAATGACTGGGATATTTACTACTGGGCCACAG AAGCAAAACCAGCcccagaaatatttgaaaatgaagtcATGGCACTGCTGAGAGACtttgctaaaaacaaaaacaaagaacagagaCTGCGTGCCCCAGATCTTGAATATCTCTTTGAGAAGCCACGTTGA